In Candidatus Eremiobacterota bacterium, the following proteins share a genomic window:
- a CDS encoding xanthine dehydrogenase family protein subunit M, translated as MRAFEYVVADSAASARALAQEVDGARFYAGGTTLVDLMKGDVERPPRVVDISRLPLTAIELRDGVLRIGALARNSDVANHPLVKRHFPALSEALLSGASGQIRNAATIGGNLLQRTRCPYFRETRWRCNKREPGSGCDALDGFNRTHAVLGTSEACIATYPGDLSVALSALSAAIVIAGEGGERNVSLDEFYYLPGDSPQIETALAPGELITGVELLADPMHERSHYLKVRDRASYEFALVSVACAVELDGPRIVTARLALGGVATVPWPAYEATRVLKGAVADEATFRRAAEAALSGAVPRRHNAFKIELAQRAIVRALRTVCGGAR; from the coding sequence ATGCGCGCCTTCGAATACGTCGTCGCGGACTCGGCGGCGTCCGCGCGCGCCCTCGCGCAGGAAGTGGACGGCGCGCGCTTCTACGCCGGCGGCACGACGCTCGTCGACCTGATGAAAGGCGACGTCGAACGGCCGCCGCGCGTGGTCGACATCTCGCGGCTTCCGCTCACGGCGATCGAGCTGCGCGACGGCGTGCTGCGGATCGGCGCGCTGGCGCGCAACAGCGACGTCGCGAACCACCCGCTCGTCAAGCGGCACTTTCCCGCGCTTTCGGAAGCGCTCCTGAGCGGGGCGTCGGGACAGATTCGCAACGCGGCGACGATCGGCGGCAACCTGCTGCAGCGCACGCGCTGCCCGTACTTCCGCGAGACGCGCTGGCGCTGCAACAAGCGCGAGCCCGGGAGCGGCTGCGACGCGCTCGACGGGTTCAACCGCACGCACGCCGTGCTCGGGACCAGCGAAGCGTGCATCGCGACCTATCCCGGCGACCTTTCGGTCGCGCTGAGTGCGCTCTCGGCCGCGATCGTCATCGCCGGCGAGGGCGGCGAGCGGAACGTCTCGCTCGACGAGTTCTACTATCTTCCCGGCGATTCGCCGCAGATCGAAACCGCGCTCGCACCGGGCGAGCTGATTACCGGCGTCGAGCTGTTGGCCGACCCGATGCACGAGCGCTCGCACTATCTCAAAGTGCGCGACCGCGCGTCGTACGAGTTCGCGCTGGTCTCGGTGGCGTGCGCGGTCGAGCTCGACGGTCCGCGCATCGTGACGGCGCGGCTCGCGCTCGGCGGCGTCGCGACCGTGCCGTGGCCGGCATACGAGGCGACGCGCGTGCTGAAGGGCGCGGTGGCGGACGAGGCGACCTTCCGGCGCGCCGCGGAGGCCGCGCTCTCCGGCGCGGTGCCGCGGCGGCACAACGCGTTCAAGATCGAGCTTGCGCAGCGCGCGATCGTGCGCGCGCTGCGGACCGTGTGCGGAGGTGCGCGATGA
- a CDS encoding (2Fe-2S)-binding protein codes for MRGLSGLAQPVPALPSEESIVRSTGSSPAQPPSAIPLTLRLNGREAAFAVEPEVTLLDLLRERAGLTGTKKGCDRGQCGACTVLVNGRRMLSCLALAVAHAGDEITTIEGLSQNGALHAVQAAFVEHDAFQCGFCTSGQILSAVAVIAEGRAQTENEIREAMSGNICRCGAYANIVAAVRALAGAR; via the coding sequence GTGCGCGGCTTGTCTGGTCTAGCGCAACCCGTCCCTGCCCTTCCCAGTGAGGAGAGCATCGTGCGATCTACCGGCAGCTCGCCTGCGCAGCCGCCCTCGGCGATCCCCCTGACGCTGCGGCTGAACGGCCGCGAGGCGGCCTTCGCCGTCGAGCCGGAGGTCACGCTGCTCGATTTGCTGCGCGAGCGCGCCGGTCTGACCGGGACGAAGAAAGGCTGCGACCGCGGCCAGTGCGGCGCGTGCACGGTGCTGGTGAACGGCCGGCGGATGCTGTCCTGCCTCGCGCTGGCCGTCGCGCACGCCGGCGACGAGATCACCACGATCGAAGGGCTGTCGCAGAACGGCGCGCTGCACGCCGTGCAGGCCGCGTTCGTCGAGCACGACGCGTTCCAATGCGGGTTCTGCACGTCCGGACAGATTCTCTCGGCGGTCGCGGTGATCGCCGAGGGGCGCGCGCAGACCGAAAACGAGATCCGCGAGGCGATGAGCGGGAACATCTGCCGGTGCGGAGCGTACGCGAACATCGTCGCGGCGGTGCGCGCGCTCGCGGGTGCGCGCTGA